A section of the Gloeobacter violaceus PCC 7421 genome encodes:
- the era gene encoding GTPase Era — protein MIIPEAPPGFRSGFVAIVGRPNVGKSTLVNRLVGEKVAIVSPTAQTTRNRLRGILTLPTAQIILVDTPGIHKPQHRLGEVLVHNARSAAGSADGIVLVVDGSVEAGAGDRFIAESLKGSKAPVWPVLNKVDRRSRNQVEPIRESYRKLFDPELVFYEISALKGSGIEPLMESIISSLPEGPYYYPPDLFTDQPERFIMGELVREQVLLATREEVPHSVAVVIDKVEEGETLTRVLATIMVERDSQKIILIGKGGQMLKAIGTGARHQMQKLVGHQIYLQLFVKVKERWRQSDSTLRDLGYRREQ, from the coding sequence ATGATTATCCCCGAAGCGCCGCCGGGCTTTCGCTCGGGTTTTGTCGCCATCGTCGGCCGCCCCAACGTCGGCAAATCGACGCTGGTCAACCGGCTGGTGGGCGAGAAAGTCGCTATCGTCTCCCCAACTGCCCAGACGACCCGCAACCGCCTGCGGGGCATTCTCACATTGCCCACCGCTCAGATCATTCTGGTAGATACACCAGGGATCCATAAGCCTCAGCACCGTCTGGGCGAAGTGCTGGTTCACAATGCCCGCAGCGCAGCGGGATCCGCTGACGGGATTGTCTTGGTCGTCGATGGCTCGGTGGAAGCCGGGGCGGGCGACCGGTTCATTGCCGAGAGCCTCAAAGGGAGCAAAGCGCCTGTCTGGCCGGTGCTCAACAAAGTCGATCGCCGCTCTCGAAATCAGGTGGAACCTATCCGCGAGAGTTACCGCAAGCTGTTCGACCCGGAACTGGTGTTCTACGAAATTTCGGCCCTCAAAGGTTCCGGGATTGAACCTCTAATGGAGAGCATTATTTCAAGCCTGCCCGAAGGGCCGTACTACTACCCGCCGGATCTGTTCACCGATCAACCCGAGCGGTTCATCATGGGCGAACTCGTCCGCGAACAGGTGCTGCTTGCTACCCGCGAGGAAGTACCCCATTCGGTGGCAGTGGTGATCGACAAAGTCGAAGAAGGCGAAACTCTCACCCGCGTGCTCGCCACGATCATGGTAGAGCGGGATTCCCAGAAGATTATTTTGATTGGCAAGGGCGGTCAGATGCTCAAGGCAATCGGCACCGGTGCCCGCCACCAAATGCAGAAACTGGTGGGCCACCAGATTTACTTGCAGCTATTTGTGAAGGTCAAGGAGCGTTGGCGCCAGTCCGACTCGACGCTGCGGGATTTGGGGTACCGCCGGGAGCAGTGA
- a CDS encoding M20/M25/M40 family metallo-hydrolase, whose amino-acid sequence MLPIRRLLACTALICATALGPAASAQTDNAAGSGKDWWSHVRFLADDRLEGRNTGSESYLQAARYVAEQFKRAGALPAGSEGYLQPVKFQSRVLDEGRSSLTLMRGGTFEALAIGDDAVIGVRNGIAPNLEAPLVFAGYGLTVPENNYDDLAGLDLQGKIAVVLSGGPAAIPGALRSHYGSVAERWKFLKQAGAVGLITVQNPRIMDIPWERSKLLRFFPSMVLAESALQDAPDLVLTVGMNPASMDKLLAGSGVTFAQILAAADTEKPLPKFAIPAVLKAQVSVKSDTLTSANVAAMLPGSDPKLKNEYIVLSAHLDHLGIGEPIGGDRIYNGAMDNAAGVATLIDVAAGMRAQNLKLKRSVVFLAVCGEEKGLLGSKFFANRPTMRPLVANFNMDMFLPIHPLTRLTALGLEESNLAQPLRESAGQVGVTVISDPEPNRNSFVRSDQYSFIRTGVPALAFKFGYEKGSAEEKLQKAWLTTRYHAPSDDINQPVDLEAAAKFNRIIEGLLVRVANQSERPEWNAASFFKRFALTAPGGTPNPAASSRTGANAP is encoded by the coding sequence ATGCTCCCAATCCGACGCCTGCTCGCCTGCACCGCGCTCATCTGCGCCACCGCCCTTGGTCCTGCCGCTTCTGCCCAGACGGACAACGCCGCCGGGTCGGGCAAGGACTGGTGGTCCCACGTCCGGTTTCTAGCCGACGACCGCCTTGAAGGCCGCAACACCGGCAGCGAGAGCTATCTGCAAGCGGCGCGCTACGTCGCGGAGCAATTCAAGCGGGCGGGGGCGTTGCCCGCCGGGAGCGAAGGTTATCTGCAGCCGGTCAAGTTTCAAAGCCGTGTGCTCGATGAGGGCCGCTCCAGCCTGACGCTGATGCGCGGGGGCACATTCGAAGCGCTGGCCATTGGCGACGACGCGGTCATCGGCGTGCGCAACGGTATCGCGCCCAATCTTGAAGCGCCCCTGGTCTTCGCAGGCTACGGCCTCACGGTGCCCGAAAACAATTACGACGACCTGGCGGGGCTGGACCTTCAAGGCAAGATTGCCGTTGTCCTCAGCGGCGGCCCGGCGGCGATCCCCGGTGCGTTGCGCTCGCACTACGGATCGGTGGCCGAGCGCTGGAAATTTCTGAAGCAGGCCGGGGCGGTGGGGCTGATCACGGTGCAGAACCCCAGGATCATGGACATCCCCTGGGAGCGCTCGAAGCTGTTGCGCTTTTTTCCGTCGATGGTGCTCGCCGAATCCGCCCTCCAGGACGCGCCCGATTTGGTTTTGACCGTCGGGATGAACCCGGCCAGCATGGACAAGCTGCTTGCCGGTTCGGGCGTCACCTTTGCCCAGATCCTGGCTGCCGCCGACACCGAAAAACCGCTGCCCAAATTCGCCATCCCCGCCGTGCTCAAGGCGCAGGTGAGCGTCAAAAGCGACACGCTCACCTCGGCGAATGTCGCCGCGATGCTGCCTGGAAGCGATCCGAAGCTCAAAAACGAGTACATCGTGCTCTCGGCCCATCTCGATCACCTGGGGATCGGTGAACCGATTGGCGGTGACCGCATCTACAACGGGGCGATGGACAACGCCGCCGGGGTGGCGACGCTCATCGACGTGGCTGCGGGCATGCGCGCCCAGAACCTCAAGCTCAAGCGCTCGGTCGTGTTTCTGGCCGTCTGCGGCGAGGAAAAGGGGCTGCTCGGCTCGAAGTTCTTTGCCAACCGCCCGACGATGAGGCCGCTCGTGGCCAATTTCAACATGGACATGTTCCTGCCCATCCACCCGCTCACGCGCCTGACGGCGCTGGGCCTCGAAGAATCGAACCTGGCGCAGCCTTTGCGCGAGTCGGCCGGGCAAGTCGGCGTGACAGTCATCAGCGACCCGGAGCCCAACCGCAACAGCTTCGTGCGCTCCGATCAGTACAGTTTCATCCGCACCGGCGTGCCGGCTCTGGCTTTCAAGTTCGGCTACGAAAAGGGTTCGGCCGAGGAGAAACTTCAAAAAGCGTGGCTGACGACCCGCTACCACGCCCCGTCGGACGACATCAACCAACCGGTGGACCTCGAAGCCGCCGCCAAATTCAACCGGATCATCGAAGGACTGTTGGTGCGAGTCGCCAACCAGTCGGAGCGTCCCGAGTGGAACGCAGCGAGCTTCTTTAAACGCTTCGCCCTCACTGCTCCCGGCGGTACCCCAAATCCCGCAGCGTCGAGTCGGACTGGCGCCAACGCTCCTTGA
- a CDS encoding phosphoribulokinase, which yields MAQRPIILGIVGDSAAGKTTLTRGLAQILGPDNVTIICTDDYHRYDRKQRAELGITALHPDCNYLDIIQQHLALLRTGQPILKPIYNHKTGTFDPPEYIKPRNFVVVEGLLGFSTRGMRDCYDVKAYLAPPESLRTRWKIRRDTAKRGYSEEQVLGEMAKREPDSEQFIRPQRSTADLVVSFYPGQNGPDTQLNVRLVLRPTIPHPDFVDVIERSGAHTRSAVRVELDRDMGKPVDVLEVDGHATDEQVKELQDVLCEEMANGSQLCNIPADLGKVTGTTGETLQSHPLAISQLLITYHMLKASRGVYV from the coding sequence ATGGCACAACGTCCGATCATTCTCGGCATCGTCGGCGACAGCGCGGCGGGCAAGACCACCCTGACGCGAGGCCTCGCCCAGATCCTCGGCCCCGACAATGTCACGATCATCTGCACCGACGATTACCATCGCTACGACCGCAAGCAGCGCGCCGAACTGGGGATCACTGCCCTGCACCCCGATTGCAACTACCTCGACATCATCCAGCAGCACCTCGCTTTGCTGCGCACCGGCCAGCCGATCTTAAAGCCCATCTACAACCACAAAACCGGTACCTTCGATCCGCCCGAGTACATCAAACCGCGCAATTTTGTGGTGGTCGAGGGGCTATTGGGTTTCTCGACGCGGGGGATGCGCGATTGCTACGACGTCAAAGCCTACCTGGCTCCCCCGGAGTCGCTGCGTACCCGCTGGAAAATCAGGCGTGACACCGCCAAGCGCGGGTACTCCGAGGAGCAGGTGCTGGGCGAAATGGCCAAGCGCGAACCCGACTCGGAGCAGTTTATCCGGCCCCAGCGCAGCACAGCGGACCTGGTGGTGAGCTTCTACCCGGGCCAGAACGGCCCCGATACCCAGCTCAACGTGCGGCTGGTGCTCAGACCGACCATTCCCCACCCGGACTTCGTGGATGTCATCGAGCGCAGCGGCGCCCACACCCGCTCGGCGGTGCGCGTCGAACTGGACCGCGACATGGGCAAGCCCGTCGATGTGCTCGAAGTGGACGGCCATGCCACCGACGAGCAGGTCAAAGAACTCCAGGATGTGCTCTGCGAAGAGATGGCCAACGGCTCGCAGCTGTGCAATATCCCCGCGGACCTGGGCAAGGTGACCGGCACCACCGGCGAAACGCTGCAGAGCCATCCACTCGCCATCTCGCAGTTGCTGATCACCTACCACATGCTCAAAGCCTCGCGGGGCGTCTACGTTTAG
- a CDS encoding S-(hydroxymethyl)glutathione dehydrogenase/class III alcohol dehydrogenase encodes MQVKAAVAMEAGKPLQIESVELEGPKAGEVLVEIKATGICHTDAFTLSGADPEGLFPAILGHEGAGVVVEVGPGVTSVKLGDHVIPLYTPECRQCEYCLSRKTNLCQAIRTTQGRGVMPDGTSRFSLGGEPLYHYMGTSTFSNFTVLPEIAVAKIREDAPFDKVCYIGCGVTTGVGAVLYTAQVEPGANVVVFGLGGIGLNVIQGCRMVGADKIIGVDTNPAKKELAEKFGMTHFVNPKEVEGDLVPYLVELTKGGADYSFECIGNVNVMRQALECCHKGWGVSVIIGVAGAGQEIRTRPFQLVTGRIWKGSAFGGARGRTDVPKIVDWYMEGKINIDDLITHVLPLGEINQAFDLMHEGKSIRTVVTF; translated from the coding sequence ATGCAGGTAAAAGCGGCCGTGGCAATGGAAGCCGGCAAGCCTTTGCAGATAGAAAGCGTCGAACTGGAAGGCCCCAAAGCCGGTGAAGTCCTCGTCGAAATCAAGGCGACCGGCATCTGCCACACCGACGCCTTCACACTCTCAGGCGCGGATCCGGAGGGGCTCTTTCCGGCGATTTTGGGCCACGAGGGGGCCGGGGTGGTGGTGGAAGTCGGACCCGGGGTGACAAGCGTCAAACTGGGCGATCACGTCATTCCGCTGTACACCCCCGAGTGCCGCCAGTGCGAGTACTGTTTGAGCCGGAAGACCAACCTCTGCCAGGCCATCCGCACCACCCAGGGCCGGGGAGTGATGCCCGACGGCACCAGCCGCTTTTCGCTCGGTGGCGAGCCGCTCTACCACTACATGGGCACCTCGACATTCTCGAACTTCACGGTGCTGCCGGAAATTGCCGTGGCGAAGATTCGCGAGGACGCTCCCTTCGACAAAGTTTGCTACATCGGCTGCGGGGTGACCACCGGCGTCGGTGCCGTCCTCTACACCGCCCAAGTCGAGCCGGGGGCGAACGTGGTCGTCTTTGGCCTGGGCGGCATCGGCCTCAACGTCATCCAGGGCTGCCGGATGGTGGGAGCCGACAAGATCATCGGAGTCGATACCAATCCGGCCAAAAAAGAACTGGCCGAGAAATTCGGCATGACCCACTTTGTCAACCCGAAAGAAGTCGAAGGCGACCTGGTGCCCTATCTGGTTGAATTGACCAAAGGCGGAGCCGACTACAGTTTTGAATGCATCGGCAATGTCAACGTGATGCGCCAGGCGCTGGAGTGCTGCCACAAAGGCTGGGGGGTGAGCGTGATTATCGGCGTGGCGGGAGCGGGCCAGGAGATCCGCACGCGACCGTTTCAACTGGTGACCGGCCGGATCTGGAAGGGCTCCGCCTTCGGTGGAGCGCGCGGGCGCACCGACGTGCCCAAGATCGTCGACTGGTACATGGAAGGCAAGATCAACATCGACGATCTGATCACCCATGTCCTGCCGCTGGGCGAGATCAACCAGGCGTTCGACCTGATGCACGAAGGCAAATCCATCCGCACCGTGGTGACTTTTTAA
- the fghA gene encoding S-formylglutathione hydrolase: MRDAPELLSSHRCFGGTVGFYRHHSETCDSPMRFSVFTPPQAAAGPVPVLYFLAGLTCTEENFMVKAGAQRAAARYGLMLVAPDTSPRKTGIPGEDDEWDFGAGAGFYVDATEEPWSLHYRTYSYVVGELPLIVAAHFPADPERTGISGHSMGGHGALVCAFKNPTRYRSVSAFAPIAAPTRSPWGQKAFSRYLGADEKTWKSYDASALVALGTIEPTILIDQGMADPYLEEQLRIDEFEQACAAIGQSLLLRRQEGYDHSYYFIASFIDDHLHHHVEALGR, from the coding sequence ATGCGCGACGCACCCGAACTGTTATCCTCCCACCGCTGCTTCGGCGGGACGGTGGGCTTCTATCGGCACCACTCCGAGACCTGCGACAGCCCGATGCGCTTTTCGGTGTTCACCCCACCCCAGGCGGCGGCCGGTCCGGTGCCGGTGCTCTATTTTTTGGCGGGTCTCACCTGTACCGAGGAAAATTTTATGGTCAAAGCCGGGGCACAGCGCGCCGCCGCCCGGTACGGCCTGATGCTGGTTGCCCCCGACACCAGCCCCCGCAAAACAGGGATCCCGGGTGAGGACGACGAATGGGACTTCGGCGCCGGGGCCGGTTTTTACGTCGATGCCACCGAGGAGCCGTGGAGCCTCCACTACCGCACGTACAGCTACGTGGTCGGCGAATTGCCATTGATCGTCGCTGCCCACTTTCCGGCGGATCCCGAGCGCACCGGCATCAGCGGCCACTCGATGGGGGGCCACGGCGCGCTGGTGTGCGCCTTCAAAAACCCGACGCGCTACCGCTCGGTCTCCGCCTTCGCGCCGATTGCCGCCCCGACGCGCTCGCCTTGGGGCCAGAAAGCTTTCTCGCGCTATTTGGGAGCAGACGAAAAGACCTGGAAGAGCTACGACGCGAGCGCCCTGGTGGCACTGGGTACCATCGAGCCGACCATTCTCATCGACCAGGGAATGGCGGATCCGTACTTGGAGGAGCAGTTGCGCATCGACGAATTTGAGCAGGCCTGCGCCGCAATCGGCCAATCGCTGCTGCTGCGCCGTCAGGAAGGCTATGACCACAGCTACTATTTCATCGCCAGCTTCATCGACGATCACCTGCACCACCACGTCGAGGCGCTCGGGAGATAA
- a CDS encoding LysR family transcriptional regulator produces the protein MDINQIRYFLAIVETGGFTKAADSLLISQPSLSVSIRRLERELGVTLFERGGRRAVLTPAGQFFLGTARAIWDRYQFVLNGLRDFRSQPTLRLGILRTFRIDDFSKMIIIFREKCSNAVIEFRDGTVKDLHNWLEQGEVDLIVTELTSLEDTETSLALFQQDYLLAVPQNHPFAHRDRVSLAELDDQPFIGRNNCEIWGRAPQMFEAAGVEPRVVYLADREEWAISMIKSGLGITIMPVWQGLSDIVYVPIAEADLSRTVGLKWRAQQNSDIVKLFRVFAANYAWQGV, from the coding sequence ATGGATATAAATCAGATTCGCTATTTTTTAGCGATTGTTGAAACAGGCGGATTTACAAAAGCTGCCGACAGTTTACTGATCTCTCAACCGTCCTTATCAGTCAGTATTAGAAGATTAGAGCGAGAGCTAGGCGTTACTCTATTCGAGAGAGGGGGGCGGCGAGCCGTTCTCACGCCTGCGGGTCAGTTCTTTTTAGGAACAGCCAGGGCGATCTGGGATAGGTATCAATTCGTACTGAACGGGCTTAGAGACTTTCGTAGTCAACCCACTCTGAGGTTGGGTATCCTCCGCACGTTTCGGATCGACGATTTCTCTAAAATGATTATAATCTTTCGAGAGAAATGCTCGAATGCCGTCATTGAGTTTCGGGACGGCACTGTCAAAGATTTGCACAACTGGTTAGAGCAGGGCGAAGTCGATTTGATTGTGACAGAGTTGACAAGTCTCGAAGATACGGAAACTTCCCTTGCCTTGTTTCAACAAGATTATTTACTAGCAGTTCCGCAAAACCACCCATTTGCCCACAGAGACAGGGTTAGTCTGGCTGAACTGGATGATCAACCGTTCATCGGGCGAAACAATTGTGAAATTTGGGGTAGAGCACCACAGATGTTTGAAGCCGCAGGTGTTGAACCTCGAGTCGTCTATTTGGCGGATCGAGAAGAGTGGGCGATTTCCATGATCAAATCTGGATTAGGAATCACCATCATGCCCGTGTGGCAAGGTTTGTCTGATATTGTGTACGTTCCGATCGCCGAAGCGGATTTGTCTCGAACAGTGGGTCTGAAATGGAGAGCACAGCAAAACTCAGACATCGTTAAGCTATTTCGAGTCTTTGCAGCTAACTACGCTTGGCAAGGTGTCTAA
- a CDS encoding ferritin-like domain-containing protein → MATFDAILATDKQNDLEILNNALYFEHQGIWAYDFAAGKLSNTDVGKAVLALALENQADHKQHRAVLSAAIRDLGGTPVQPEPSYDLSSYLNKGEGNLDSDVNIAKLALAVETDAAIAYVTEAAKLKIPSLVMAAAGIGSVESIHAARIRAAFNSLGIEMPVVPSAIMSAENRDLWVLKV, encoded by the coding sequence ATGGCGACCTTTGATGCTATTTTAGCAACTGACAAGCAGAATGACCTGGAAATCCTCAATAATGCCCTTTACTTTGAGCATCAGGGAATTTGGGCTTACGATTTTGCCGCAGGTAAATTGAGCAATACCGATGTTGGTAAGGCTGTCCTCGCACTTGCCCTGGAAAATCAGGCCGATCATAAACAACATCGGGCTGTCCTATCCGCTGCAATTCGTGATTTGGGTGGGACACCTGTCCAACCTGAGCCTAGTTACGATCTCTCCTCCTACCTCAACAAAGGAGAGGGGAACCTTGATAGCGATGTGAATATTGCCAAGCTAGCTCTGGCAGTCGAGACGGATGCAGCGATTGCCTATGTAACAGAGGCTGCCAAGCTAAAAATTCCCTCACTGGTTATGGCAGCGGCTGGAATTGGGAGTGTTGAGTCTATCCATGCAGCCCGGATTCGAGCCGCGTTTAATAGTTTGGGTATAGAGATGCCCGTTGTTCCATCAGCCATCATGAGTGCAGAGAACCGCGATCTGTGGGTTCTGAAGGTTTAG
- a CDS encoding PhoX family protein has protein sequence MSEYSRRELLKFLGVTGGAALLGSMIPGQAMARPGSFLGSGPLTPVRLPHALPIYGTQKSHLPATGKTAYYGQPLTSYTVIDDLVVAPEFERYVIVRWGDRVFPNSADYFGYNCDFTAYRPINGNREGYLWVNHEYVSSPISFATPEAPSALAGASPRIATSYPQVITGTPEAPGAALEDAPQLVRWGEFQYNQGGSVVRIKKNTNGRYAPVADAANRRYHGLSGLAINATRTDLRADGTPYSAVTSWKGEVNGVSVGKDGDNNYLIGTGPAATQVFNLSTDGLGNKIIGTAFNCSGGYTPWGTILTAEENFQAGVGAFFVGVNEAVQPDGTQLGYLVGDPATFVDPFTNTEYLNYTTGTYFGQVGEKYGWMVEIDPADASWRARKHTWLGRFRHENIAFRAEVGKKLVAYMGDDRRGGNTWKFVSKGRIADLADRNANSKLLEEGTLYVARFNPNGTGRWIPLVLAAPVNPIAPTVLGEGEATGKGITPAEVASKLRLPSRAGIAGGTVDGGFYDVTPATEAADLESYITKGGTVTRARLKDYYTSQGAVLCDCYAAANLAGATPTARPEDLEVNPRNPREVFIAYTDGAAGSDGYPDSRIFVIGKYTSDINDTQGFGGLYKIIENSADSTGVTFSWENFKQSGEAGAEGGAGYANVDNLVFDQEGNIWGVTDMSTSNHNGLGLTYDTGTNGQPLQPVFNTIDHTGTSSALTGVFGCNWIFYVPLSGPDAGQVVPFGYGPPRCECTGPTFIGDTFVISVQHPGEDSPINGDPNAGGAAASVVTRDIEILDLKGGLFNQTRTIPRSSSFPSNVPTADGGSGLQFGPPRPSVVGIRRKP, from the coding sequence ATGTCCGAATATTCCCGCAGAGAACTGCTGAAGTTTCTGGGCGTCACCGGTGGTGCGGCCCTGCTGGGCTCGATGATCCCCGGCCAGGCGATGGCCCGCCCCGGCTCCTTTTTGGGGAGTGGCCCACTTACTCCGGTGCGCCTGCCGCACGCGCTGCCGATCTATGGCACGCAAAAAAGCCATCTGCCCGCCACGGGCAAAACTGCATACTACGGCCAGCCCTTGACCAGCTACACGGTCATTGACGATCTGGTAGTCGCCCCCGAATTCGAGCGCTATGTCATCGTCCGCTGGGGCGATCGGGTATTCCCCAACAGCGCCGACTATTTTGGCTACAACTGCGACTTTACCGCCTATCGGCCCATCAACGGCAATCGCGAAGGCTACCTGTGGGTCAACCACGAGTACGTCTCCAGCCCGATTTCCTTTGCCACCCCCGAAGCTCCCTCGGCGCTTGCGGGCGCTTCGCCCCGGATCGCCACCTCTTATCCGCAGGTGATCACCGGCACCCCCGAGGCGCCCGGTGCAGCCCTGGAGGACGCGCCGCAATTGGTGCGCTGGGGTGAATTCCAGTACAACCAGGGCGGCTCGGTCGTGCGCATCAAGAAGAACACGAACGGGCGCTACGCGCCGGTGGCCGACGCCGCCAACCGCCGCTACCACGGTTTGTCGGGCCTGGCCATCAACGCCACCCGCACGGACCTGCGCGCCGACGGCACCCCCTACAGCGCCGTCACCTCCTGGAAAGGCGAAGTGAACGGCGTGAGCGTCGGCAAGGACGGCGACAACAACTACCTCATCGGCACCGGCCCGGCGGCCACCCAGGTCTTTAACTTGAGCACCGACGGCCTGGGCAACAAAATTATCGGCACCGCCTTCAACTGCTCCGGCGGCTACACCCCCTGGGGGACGATCCTCACCGCCGAGGAGAACTTCCAGGCGGGCGTCGGCGCCTTCTTCGTAGGGGTGAATGAAGCGGTCCAACCGGACGGCACCCAGCTGGGCTATCTGGTGGGCGACCCGGCGACCTTTGTCGACCCGTTTACGAACACGGAATACCTCAACTACACCACCGGCACCTACTTCGGCCAGGTGGGCGAGAAGTACGGCTGGATGGTAGAAATCGATCCGGCCGACGCGAGCTGGCGGGCGCGCAAGCACACCTGGCTGGGCCGCTTCCGCCACGAAAACATCGCCTTCCGCGCCGAGGTGGGCAAGAAACTCGTCGCCTATATGGGCGACGATCGCCGCGGCGGCAATACCTGGAAGTTCGTCAGCAAAGGCCGCATCGCTGATCTGGCTGACCGCAACGCCAACAGCAAGCTCCTCGAAGAGGGCACGCTCTACGTGGCGCGCTTCAACCCGAACGGCACCGGCCGCTGGATCCCGCTGGTGCTCGCCGCTCCGGTCAACCCGATTGCACCCACGGTGCTGGGCGAGGGTGAAGCGACCGGCAAGGGCATCACCCCGGCGGAAGTCGCCTCGAAGTTGCGGCTTCCCAGCCGCGCCGGCATCGCCGGGGGCACAGTGGACGGCGGCTTCTACGACGTGACGCCCGCCACCGAAGCGGCGGACCTCGAAAGCTACATCACCAAGGGCGGCACCGTCACCCGCGCTCGCCTGAAGGACTACTACACCAGCCAGGGTGCTGTGCTGTGCGACTGCTACGCGGCGGCCAACCTGGCCGGCGCCACTCCCACCGCCCGTCCCGAGGATCTCGAAGTCAATCCCCGCAATCCCCGCGAGGTGTTCATCGCCTACACCGACGGTGCTGCCGGCTCCGACGGCTACCCCGATTCGCGCATCTTCGTCATCGGCAAGTACACCTCCGATATCAACGACACCCAGGGCTTCGGCGGTCTGTACAAGATCATCGAAAACAGCGCCGACAGCACCGGCGTCACCTTCAGCTGGGAAAACTTCAAGCAGTCGGGCGAGGCCGGTGCCGAGGGCGGCGCGGGTTACGCCAACGTCGACAACCTGGTCTTCGACCAGGAAGGCAACATCTGGGGTGTGACCGACATGTCCACCAGCAACCACAACGGCTTGGGTCTCACCTACGACACCGGCACCAACGGTCAGCCGCTACAACCTGTCTTCAACACGATCGACCACACCGGCACCTCCAGTGCGCTGACCGGCGTGTTCGGCTGCAACTGGATCTTCTACGTGCCTCTGAGCGGTCCCGACGCCGGCCAGGTCGTACCCTTCGGCTACGGCCCGCCCCGCTGCGAGTGCACCGGCCCAACGTTCATCGGCGACACGTTCGTCATCTCGGTTCAGCACCCCGGCGAGGATTCGCCCATCAACGGCGATCCGAATGCCGGCGGCGCCGCAGCCTCGGTGGTCACCCGCGATATCGAAATTCTCGATCTCAAAGGCGGCCTGTTTAACCAGACGCGCACCATCCCGCGCAGCAGCAGCTTCCCGAGCAATGTGCCCACGGCCGACGGCGGCAGCGGCCTGCAGTTTGGGCCGCCCCGCCCCTCGGTGGTGGGCATTCGCAGAAAGCCATAG